One Triticum dicoccoides isolate Atlit2015 ecotype Zavitan chromosome 4B, WEW_v2.0, whole genome shotgun sequence genomic window carries:
- the LOC119295175 gene encoding protein transport protein SEC23-like — MSEFLELEARDGVRMTWNVIPGTKQDAASCVVPVSAMYTPLNPNPAIPVLPYAPLRCRSCRSILNPFSVADFSSKMWLCPFCFQRNHFPQQYSAVSLSNLPTELYPECCTVEYMATAETGPVLPPVFLFVVDTCMIEEEIGYLKSALAQAVELLPDQSLVGFITFGTYVQVHELGFGLLPKSHVFKGTKEIKKDQILEQMGFLTGKTKPTTGVITGARDGVSAESIARFLLPASECEFMLNSLIEELQKDPWPVSADQRASRCTGAALSVAASLLGICVPGSGGRIMAFIGGPSTEGPGSIISKPLSDPIRSHKDLDKGSAPLYNKAVKFYEEIGNQLVHQGHVLDLFACALDQVGVAEMKVAVERTGGIVVLAESFGHSVFKDSLRRIFQSSDSDLGLSFNGIFEINCSKDVKIQGIIGPCTSLEKKGPLSSDTVVGQGNTSAWKMCGLDRKTSLCLLFDMAKKDAPDAIGQSQNNLFYFQFLTYYQHHDGQMRLRSTTISRRWVAGSGSVQELITGFDQEAAAAVMARLVSFKMEAEVDFDPVRWLDRALISLCSKFGDYQKEAPSSFSLSPRLSIFPQFIFNLRRSQFIQVFNNSPDETAYFRMMLNRENVANAVVMIQPSLISYSFQSGPEPVLLDVSAIAGDRILLLDSYFTVVIFHGITIAQWRKAGYQNQEGHEVFAQLLQAPQEEADSIIKERFPVPRLVVCDQYGSQARFLLAKLNPSVTYDSDHPPPPGGDMIFTDDASFQVFMEHLQRLAVQ; from the exons ATGTCTGAGTTCCTGGAACTCGAGGCCCGGGATGGGGTGAGGATGACCTGGAATGTGATACCCGGCACCAAGCAGGATGCTGCTAGCTGCGTCGTCCCGGTGTCGGCCATGTACACTCCTCTCAACCCCAACCCTGCCATTCCTGTTCTTCCTTACGCCCCACTCCGCTGCCGCAGCTGCCGCTCCATCCTCAACCCCTTCTCGGTCGCCGACTTCAGTTCAAAGATGTGGCTCTGCCCTTTCTGCTTCCAGCGCAACCACTTCCCCCAGCAATACTCCGCTGTTTCGCTAAGCAACCTGCCTACCGAACTGTATCCTGAATGTTGTACTGTGGAGTACATGGCCACTGCCGAAACTGGTCCTGTGTTGCCACCGGTCTTCCTCTTTGTTGTCGATACTTGCATGATTGAGGAGGAAATCGGCTATTTGAAGTCTGCTCTAGCGCAAGCAGTTGAGCTGTTGCCGGACCAATCCCTCGTCGGGTTCATTACTTTCGGGACATATGTGCAG GTGCATGAATTGGGTTTTGGTTTGTTGCCTAAGTCACATGTGTTCAAGGGGACAAAGGAGATTAAGAAGGATCAAATTCTTGAGCAAATGGGTTTCCTTACAGGGAAAACAAAACCCACAACAGGTGTGATCACCGGCGCAAGGGATGGTGTTTCAGCAGAAAGTATTGCTAGGTTCCTGTTGCCTGCTTCGGAGTGCGAGTTTATGTTGAATTCA CTTATAGAAGAACTGCAAAAAGACCCGTGGCCGGTTTCTGCTGATCAGCGAGCATCAAGATGTACTGGAGCTGCGTTAAGTGTTGCAGCCAGCCTCTTGGGGATTTGTGTGCCTGGATCAGGTGGTAGAATTATGGCATTTATAGGTGGCCCATCTACAGAGGGACCTGGTTCT ATAATATCTAAGCCGTTATCTGATCCAATTCGTTCGCACAAAGATCTTGATAAAGGTTCTGCTCCACTTTATAACAAAGCCGTTAAATTCTACGAGGAGATTGGAAATCAACTCGTGCATCAAGGGCATGTGCTTGATCTATTTGCATGTGCACTTGACCAG GTTGGTGTTGCTGAGATGAAGGTTGCAGTGGAGAGAACTGGGGGAATAGTTGTGCTTGCAGAAAGTTTTGGCCATTCTGTTTTTAAGGATTCACTTAGACGCATTTTTCAGTCAAGCGATAGTGACCTTGGCTTATCGTTCAA CGGCATATTTGAGATCAACTGCTCCAAGGATGTCAAAATTCAAGGCATCATTGGACCTTGTACTTCCCTGGAGAAG AAAGGTCCTCTATCCTCAGATACAGTTGTAGGTCAGGGGAACACTAGCGCTTGGAAGATGTGTGGTCTAGATAGGAAAACATCACTATGCCTATTATTTGATATGGCCAAAAAAGATGCCCCGGACGCAATTGGTCAATCACAAAATAATCTGTTCTACTTCCAATTCTTAACCTA TTATCAGCATCATGATGGGCAAATGAGATTGCGATCGACTACAATTTCAAGAAGATGGGTTGCTGGTTCTGGCAGTGTGCAG GAGTTAATAACTGGCTTTGAccaagaggcagcagcagcagtcatGGCACGCTTGGTCTCATTTAAGATGGAAGCTGAG GTTGATTTTGATCCAGTAAGATGGCTTGACCGAGCATTGATTAGTTTATGTTCAAAATTTGGAGACTATCAGAAGGAAGCACCTTCATCTTTCAGTTTGTCCCCACGTCTATCAATTTTTCCACAGTTCATTTTTAATTTGAGACGTTCTCAGTTTATTCAG GTTTTCAACAATAGTCCAGATGAAACTGCATATTTCAGGATGATGTTAAACAGAGAGAATGTAGCGAATGCAGTTGTGATGATCCAGCCTTCACTTATATCATATTCATTTCAGTCAGGTCCTGAGCCTGTTCTATTGGATGTAAGCGCAATTGCTGGTGACAGGATACTTTTGTTGGATTCTTATTTTACCGTTGTCATATTCCATGGGATAACGATCGCACAGTGGCGAAAGGCGGGTTACCAAAATCAAGAAGGCCACGAG GTGTTTGCCCAGTTGTTGCAAGCCCCACAGGAGGAAGCTGATTCAATAATCAAGGAGCGCTTTCCTGTGCCTCGTTTGGTTGTGTGCGATCAATATGGTTCTCAG